The DNA sequence ATACTAGTCGCAGTGTAATTACGACTAGTCAAAATTAGGTCACAAATATATGTAATGGTAATTCCAAAGTCAAACTTGGTGATTAAATGTTAGATAGGTCGCTATGCACCAGCAAGTGACTGACCAGGTGGCTTTAATCTATTTAACCATCAGAAAGTCCAATTAGATCATTCATTTGCAGGGCTTCAATCCAAGCTGACACATGGTGAAAGGTGGCATTAGAACATTAGTTCACTATTTCAAAAACAGAACGTTTGAAGGAACATATAGAACTGACTAAATATTGTTTAAGGTGTTGTTTACATACAGTGTACTAAGAAAACAAATCCTGGGAGCTGCTGATGTGACTGAAGTTGCTGCCTCACTGAATTTATTAacacattaaaggtccagtgtgtctaGGTGAAATTGAGTGTATACTTCACCTGATTGTAtaaattcttatttttgttcatatcAGGAGATGGTCAGCTCTACACAGGCTGACTTtgtggaccaccatgtttttacaatagtccacaaaagacaaactaaacaacttttgagttttgatgctaactgaatgCTACAATGGTGCTCCAACACATTTAGAAGGGAAGGGTGACACattcagaataaaataaaaacaaagacattggATTATCAGCAACACATTTCTCTCGCAGCTTTTTTTGCTTCTTGATGtttgtgtgggggaaaaaagaaatcaaatctCTCTGTATCTGGGCACCATCTCTCCTTCACCAAgacttaaaacacaaaacatgcatccattcaggctgctgtagaataATGGTGCTTCGAGGCCCTTGCCTGACATACATATGAAAGGCTTTtcctaaggctacaaaaacaaacaagattaGTTTCAAAGCCATTACACACTTGAATAAACTTACACCAGCGAAGTAGATTTCTGCCAATAATCTCAAAGAAAGTGATTTGGTTTCCACCAATTAAACGTGTCCCAAACTGAATGAGAACATGGGAAGTGAAGGAGTACTGTCACTGGACAATAGTGTAATATAACCATGAATGCTATTGCTGTGTGTCCTGGCCTTtagtaaaacaaacatgacaaagtTCATGCAGTTCACAGGGGGCAGTAGGGGGCCTCAGGGGTTCAACAaggggttttttctttttttctttatggcCTGTAATAGATACATTTGCATTAACACAGTTTATCTAGTGTCTCATAAAAACTGACGCAAGTAATATTAAAATGCCTATGAACGTTAATTGTTGGTTCATATCCCTTAATGTGTCAGGATTTTGAATGCTCTAACATTTCTGGAGCCAAGTGCTTCACCTGGAGTGACCCATTGACAATTTATCTGACTGTTTAGTGGTGGCATTAAAGTTTTGAGAGGAATTTATGGCCATAGTCTGTTGTCAGCATGATCTCAGTGGGGGGATGGCCTCTCCCTCATTACCACCAGAGAAGTGCTCTTTAGCAAGGCATTTAACCCTTGACAGAGAAACTGCTCAGTGGCCAACAAATCAAACTCTAAACTGTGGCGTATGAAGGTTGGCATTATTAAGTGGGTCTTCTCCGTAGCTTTCGCTCTCTCCAACGTGTTCAAATTGTTTGTTAGTGCAGTTTATACATCATGGAACGCAAAGTCAGACTCCAATCTGAccaagcgtatacatgcaggagtaatcggactatgaatggCATTaaccaggtatgttagtccaactaagactagctcgattttagtcagactaacatgtttacaggacattaaaggtagggtgggagatttttttccgaagtattgcttaaaatcctctttgCACCCCAATTATATCCATTTAATGCATCTCTTTGTGCATTAATCgcacatgctcagaagacaacaCCAGAGCTTATGCTAACTTGCTAAAAATTCAACGAGAcacgagacagttgcagcaatgCTATGGCAGAAAAAGTGCCAACAGGATTCCATATGAAATGATAATGGCAGGGCTGCTGCTTTAACATAGAAAAGGACAACATAACATGTACATAAGCATGCAAACGACTCTCTTATGAGTCCTGGCTCCTGCAAACCAGTTTTCAGGGTTTTTACATTTGAAGGAATAGTTAACAGAACCTAACAATGAAAAAAGGGACAGTGAGGAGTGTCTCACTGTGCTTATCAGACATTTGACCAgctgctttatttttgttgaatttatGTTGAAATACAAAATGTTCATGTCATGGTTTATCTATTTATCAGGAGGTTTTTGCAGAAGTAGTTGGTTTGCAAAAATATCAACCGTACAAAGTTTGAGTAACATATGTTTCATAAAATGCCTGCACTGTAATTGCTATGTTTTGACAGGtaggttaactttatgtctttgtgagcttttgagagtatttgttgttttttggcatCATCTCAGGTGACTCCAGGTCCATATTCATTTTCCAAACGTTCTCTTTTAACTTTTGTTTCAGTATCTCACAACCTCACTCATGTTTTACAGAACCTGGGTTATTTCCTTCTGTTGTTAATGCTTCCACCTTCCATCCAGTCACGATTTGTAATGCATCAACTATAACAAAAGCACTATTATACAGGCCCAACAtggagagagtcatgtggagctgataggctgaATCTTccttgtgtgaactcatttccACAGAGGTCTGAATTATTTTATactgaaatgtttaaaagctttaaaataaagcCCTTACTGTCTTTGGTGTGTATGATGTATAAAGTCATACACACATGTGAGAATCTTCTTCAGGATActacacacactgttcatgaaTCAAGTGAGTTGCTGGCCTTTTAAAGGGGGGATTTCactcaaaaataaatgtgcttttcataattttattatattgtgtGATTTCAAATTGCTCAATATTTCAGTTTGAACAGGACAGTTCCTTGTTTTGTGGATGCATGTTGTGATTCACTGCTGTGCGCTGTAGAGGCATTCAGTATAATCCAATTTGCATGTAATGTCCCGTGCAATTCACAATTGTGAGCTCACAGAGTCAGTTGCTTATTTATCAGCGGACCAACTCCCTGCAGTGACACCTGATGACATAATCAATTAATATTAAGAGGCTCTGATTTCCGTCTTGAGGGAGATATTTGTCTCGTTGATTTGCTTTCCACAATCATCGCTATTTGGTGCGATGTGAATTCTGCTTTTAGGGTGGACTTTCCTTTCACTGTTTGCATTTCATCTCATGTTTAAGCAATGTTTGTCCCATGGTAAATTGAAACCAATAGCTCAGATGTACTTCGCTCTCCTCTCTAGAGAGTCTGTCTGGATCAGAGCCAGATTTCTCCAGGCTGACTGGAAGGTAATTAAGTGGCAGCAGACTTGGGGCATGCTGTTTCAGGATTCCATATGAAATGATAATGGCAGGGCTGCTGCTATAACATAGAAAAGGACGACATGACACGTACATACGCATGCAAACGACTCTCTTATGAGTCCTGGCTCCTGCAAACCAGTTTTCAGGGTTTTTACATTTGAAGGAACAGATAACAGAAACTAACAATGAAAAAAGGGACAACAGAGTGTCTCACTGTGCTTATTAGACATTTGACCAGCTCCCttatttttgttgaatttatGCAGAAATACAAAATGTTCATGTCATGGTTTTTCTACTAATCAGGAGGTTTTTGCAGAAGTAGTTGGTTtgcaaaaatataaacataaacaaaaacatatgtTTCATAAAACTTCAAGTTTTTTGATCAACTTTGGACAATTATTTTGCTTCTTCGTTTCCTGCACTGTAATTGCTGTTTCTTTTAATCAAACACATGTTATTATCATAACTAGGCCAATAAATGacatctgctgtgtttttcGTGTCTGCCGTGCATTCATATTTTTACCAGCGATGTGTAATTTGTCTCAGGCTAAATTTCGTCTACAATGTCAGTCAAAAGACACTTGTCAGGTTTGATTACCCAGAATTCTGGAGTCGACACATCATCAGGAGGCTTACAGCGGCAGACGACCTTGAACGGACTCGTTAATGTCCACTAATCAACCTTGCCGCGCTTACTCCAAGTCTGCATATTACTTCAGTACAATAAGACGACACCGTTGTTTGCACTCGTTGTTGCAGTGAAGGAAATGAGTGAAATAGACATGGTTAACCGGCATACCTGTCTTACCAACTGTAGAATAATAGGATACACATCAAGGAAAGTAGTTTATAGATTTACTTACAAATTATTACTCTGTAAAAATATGTTGTTGATCTTTTTGAATAGTGCTATGGGCCCAAGTATTGCTATTATTGCTACTAATGCTATTACTActacgtgctgctgctgctgctactactactatttaTAAAGCCCTTTCAAAACAAGCTTACGAATAGTAAGTCAACAAcgaaataaatgaatatcacAGTTTATAGAAGTAGAAtggctttattgtcattgtatacaaatacagtatatacaatacAACGGAATTTTAAAAAGCTCTTGGACATAATTtcatcactcacacatacaaaataaatcacataaaagCTATAATTACATGCATCAGATAttgaatgtgaatgtaaagACAATTATCTAAATTAATCAATGAAATTACAAAATTTGAATTAACTTCAACTGCAACACATACTTTTCAAAACTGGACAAAAACCAAGATTTGATTCTCGGTGGATCGGTGGCAGTGGTGCTTTACAAAATTTGGGTGAACTGCTCCTTTAATACACTGAGGTATCaaagtattaaaaatatttagagagggcagaaaaaaaaccattaaTTATTAAGCATTACAATTAATTACGATTAACCTACGATTCAGCAGGTCACAGTTGAGTTAATTCTCTATCATTTTAGAAACTAAATGACATGCAGTGAAGCAGCGATAATCAACCTGTTATaatatttatccttttttttaactaattaattttttttgctaCAGTACATTATGTTATCAGCGGCTCTCAGTAGCTGCTTTAGACCAGCAGAGGCGCTGTGTCAGCAGACGACGCGAGGGTCACGTGTCACCAGCATGACGAGGCAGATACGGAAGTAAACCATGAGCGGgtcacacagaggaggacagtAAACACGCTGCACACGACACTTATCAGCGCGTTTCAGTAAGACATGGCAGCGGGAAGAATGTTACAGTGGGTGACACAGACATGGCAGCGGGAAGAACGTTACAGTGGGTGACACCTGCAGTCAGGACTGGGCCATGAGTCACTCACATGTCCGCAGACTGTTTCTCCTCCATGTCCAGTCTCACAGGAGACATGGAACAAAGTCAACAGAGggagtgagcagcagcagcagcagcatgtcacAGGTTAGTGCtgaccgaggaggaggaggcgaaggagaggaggagacaggctGCAGCAAGGAGGCTCCTACAAAGTTCACACAGGAGGAAAAGTCCATCCATACAGTCCATACAGAGGCATGTGAGGTAAAAACTTTTCACACTTAAGTTGGACAACAACCTACACCAGAGCTCGGCAAGTAAATATAAGCATTTGAATACTCAGCCAAAGCGTCATATCTTCAtcaattagtatttttttttcttctaatgtaaactattcaaataaaaaaatggcacatttaagagATGTGTTGGTTTGAAAGAAGTTAGTGCaacagtggcgtgcacaggtGGGGGGCCATTGCCCCTCTTGTTTCCGAATGGACACATTAAAGTCTTCTCTATAGtagagctgaacaattaatAGTACATTTGATAAAAATCGCAACATGACCTACTGCAGTTTCAGTCtcaggaggcgcaatattttGTAATATGTGAGTCCAATTACCGTTTTAGatgaaatattgtcctgacctatacccatcatattctacagagcATTCtctctagagctgaaacaataaatcgatttatataaatgaattgtcaactattttgataatcgatttaacggtttgaagcttttttcattattaaaacaacttCTGAtcaatttcagcttcttaaaagtgaatattttctagtttatttgctccatgtaacaaaccTTTTTACAGTCTGTCCATAGtaaagcatgcgatatataggatttttggatcaGATTTTACATTATGTATAATTTGATccaataatattatttttctcttttattttcaaagtcaGAATGAAAACAGTATCTCAAAACTCTACTTTAGTAATCAACAGTATAATTTGTGATGATGCTGACGCGTTCTGTCATGAGTGAATGACTTCACAGTGAAACTGCCGTGCGACAGTGACACTAACACAACTAAACACTCACTGGATCTGTTTGTCAAACCAATTAAAGTCAGCCGCAGTTTGAGTTGCGGTGAATTTAGTGTTTGGTGAGTTTGGAGCTGTGATCGATATTTAATGCTTTCTCAAACGTATTGCCGATGGTttttctgggggggaaaaacaggATCGTGGTGTCAGACGTGCCTCCTTAAGGTAatcagataagataagataatgcTTTATTTGTCCTACATGGGGAAATTGgctgcagtgttacagcagccaagaaggaaggaaataaagactattaaatatgtgcaagaaacaaacacagtatgaaaacaagataaacagtatataaatacagtatatacaagtAAACAGCGCACTCAGGGAAGGCAGTGTTATCATTTACAGTATTGCACAGGGAATGTTAAGGGTTTATTTAAAAACCGTCACACTAAGCACCTAGTAGCAGAATTACCCCAGTTCcacaaatatcaaataaaaatgtcctgcTCTGGCTGGATAATAAAGCTactattctgttctattctaagATGCCAATCGTATTGGatcaataataaaatgtgatacTGTACCATCTGAAAGAATATAATAGCAGTGCTGTAGCTCTATATAGAGCCCATCCGTCCCCAGGGTTGTCTGTCCCCATGGGTCTTTGGCAAAAagaaatgttgtcattgtaaTAACTACAACTGAGTGTGGAAGACTTCTTTGTTTTGAGCTGAGGCTTcactcttctccttcctctcccctgtggacagaaaaatgtattttctttctctctgagcCATTTAACAAAAAGACTCTGCATCTGATGTGAAACCTGTCAAATAGTCTGCAGATATCTATGGAGAATCCAGCCACATGTAGGAGCATGTTTACATAAAAGCATATGTACACAATGCTTTGTACACAGTATATGATATGATTACGCTAATTGTTTTTCATCGTGTGCATCGTGAACTTGCTCCTCCTCAAACATAGCCAGTCATCTGCGTGCCGTCGGGCGTCTTTGTCTTAAATATTGTGCTTCTGACGCTTTGGATGAAGTTGAAACAAGTTGGCTGTGACCTGAGTCTAGTGTTGGGGTCTGGGTGGGAAAGCACAGTATAGCGAGGAGCGCCCAGCTCTGCCAGCTTCactatgtggccctgcaatgcCATGTGAAATGACAGGCTGAGCCACCAAACGGCCCGAGGCCTTTTCCCCCTTTGTGGCCTGTCAAAGCTCTCCAACTAGTGTGCTCCCAGTTTGAAACAGACTGAGagatgacattttctgacttcCTTGGGGATGGCAGAGGAGCTTGGTGTCTTTCTCTGTACACAAGGTGTTTGTGTGGCAGTGCGCCGATGAACGATCTGTCCAAATGCAGCGAAtaatcctttctttctttctttctttttttttataaattatgcGGCAAATCTTCAGTGAATAAAAAAGCTAATATTCTACAGTGCA is a window from the Solea solea chromosome 9, fSolSol10.1, whole genome shotgun sequence genome containing:
- the c9h1orf53 gene encoding uncharacterized protein C1orf53 homolog; its protein translation is MSHSHVRRLFLLHVQSHRRHGTKSTEGVSSSSSSMSQVSADRGGGGEGEEETGCSKEAPTKFTQEEKSIHTVHTEACEAKKQMYVDPASGYKVFTEYAHLQRGKCCGSACRHCPYGQVNVKDPAMKKQFNSLFYV